A stretch of Stigmatopora argus isolate UIUO_Sarg chromosome 22, RoL_Sarg_1.0, whole genome shotgun sequence DNA encodes these proteins:
- the vps26bl gene encoding vacuolar protein sorting-associated protein 26B-like — protein sequence MSFFGFGQSADIDIVLNDAETRKKAEHKSEDGRKDKYFLFYDGETVSGKVNVTLKYPGKRLEHNGIKVEFIGQIELYYDRGNHHEFVSLVKDLARPGELTQSQTFDFEFTHVEKPYEAYTGQNVKLRYFLRTTVSRRLTDITKEVDVVVHTLSTYPDINSSIKMEVGIEDCLHIEFEYNKSKYHLKDVIVGKIYFLLVRIKLKHMEIDIIKRETTGTGPNVYHENDTIAKYEIMDGAPVRGESIPIRLFLAGYEITPTMRDVNKKFSVRYYLNLVLIDEEERRYFKQQEITLWRKGDVAKKSMSHQAILASQRFESSSNAAKSQADEGDG from the exons AtgagtttttttggttttggtcAAAGTGCGGATATCGATATAGTTCTCAATGATGCCGAAACGAGGAAGAAAGCTGAGCATAAAAGCGAGGACGGTAGGAAGGACAAATATTTCCTTTTCTACGACGGAGAAACGGTGTCGGGAAAGGTCAACGTGACACTCAAGTACCCTGGAAAGAGGCTGGAGCACAACGGCATCAAGGTCGAGTTTATTGGCCAAATTG AGCTTTACTACGACAGAGGAAACCACCATGAGTTTGTGTCTCTAGTGAAAGACTTGGCACGGCCAGGGGAGCTCACACAGTCGCAGACATTTGACTTTGAGTTCACACATGTGGAAAAGCCCTATGAAGCTTACACTGGCCAGAATGTCAAATTACG TTATTTTCTGAGGACCACCGTAAGCCGTAGACTCACTGACATCACCAAAGAGGTGGACGTTGTCGTTCACACGCTCAGCACTTACCCTGATATCAACTCCTCCATCAAGATGGAAGTAGGCATCGAAGACTGTCTACACATAGAGTTTGAGTACAATAAATCCAA GTACCATCTCAAAGATGTGATTGTAGGCAAGATTTACTTCTTACTCGTGAGGATTAAACTAAAGCACATGGAGATTGACATCATTAAACGAGAAACAACTGGCACGGGGCCAAACGTCTACCACGAGAACGATACCATTGCCAAGTATGAAATCATGGATGGCGCGCCAGTCAGAG GAGAGTCCATCCCCATCAGGCTGTTCCTAGCGGGCTATGAGATCACTCCCACCATGAGGGACGTAAACAAGAAGTTTTCGGTGCGCTACTACCTCAACTTGGTACTCATTGATGAAGAGGAGAGGCGATATTTTAAACAGCAG GAAATCACCCTTTGGAGAAAAGGCGACGTTGCGAAAAAGAGCATGTCTCATCAAGCCATTCTCGCCTCTCAACGCTTTGAAAGCTCCTCTAATGCCGCAAAAAGTCAAGCCGATGAAGGGGATGGCTGA